The genomic region GGCCGGTTCGGTTAAGGGATAAGCTGCATGGGTTTCCTCGCCATAGACCAAGTCACCAAGTCCTACGGCGCCGTCGAGGTGCTTCACCATGTCGACATCGCGGTGGAACAAGGTGAGTTCCTTGTCCTCGTCGGACCCTCCGGCTGCGGCAAGTCCACCTTGCTTCGCATGATCGCGGGTCTGGAGGACATCACCGACGGCAACCTCGAGATCGACGGGCTCCGCGTCAACGACGTCGCCCCGCGCGAGCGTGACATCGCCATGGTGTTCCAGAACTACGCCCTGTACCCCCACATGAGCGTGTTCGACAACATGGCCATGAGCCTGCGGATCCGGAAGATGCCCTCCGACGAGGTCGAGGTCCGCGTGCACGAGGCCGCCGAGTTGTTGGGCGTCGAGCATCTGCTCGATCGCCGGCCGGCGCAACTGAGCGGCGGACAGCGTCAGCGGGTGGCGGTGGGACGCTCCATCGTTCGGCGTCCGAAGGTCTTCCTGTTCGACGAGCCCCTTTCGAACCTCGACGCCAAGATGCGCGTGGAGATGCGCACCGAGATCAGCCGGCTGCACAAGAACCTGAAGGCCACCATGATCTACGTGACGCACGACCAGACCGAGGCCATGACCATGGGCGACCGGATCGTCGTGCTCGACGCGGGCGAGGTGCAGCAGATCGACGCGCCGCTCGCCTTGTACGACCGCCCCGCGAACCGCTTCGTGGCCGGGTTCATGGGGAGTCCCCCCATGAACTTCTGGCGCGCGCAGGTGGCCGACGACGGCCTGCACGTGGGCGACGGGGTCTGGAAGGTCACCGGTGGGTATCCCGAGCGCTTCGATGCGGTGAAGGGCCGCGAGGTGATCCTGGGTGTGCGACCCGAGGACTTCGCCGTGGGAGGTGAATCGAACGGCCGGCCCACCGCCGCTTCGCGCGTCCGGCTCGAGGTGGTCGAGCCGCTGGGGAGCGAGACGCTCGTCTACTGGCACACCGAGGACGTCAACAGCGTCGCTCGCGTGCGGCCCGATCACCGGGTCGAGGTCGACGAGGAGGTCGCCCTGCGCATGGATCTGGAGCGAGCTCACGTCTTCGATCCGGATTCGGGCCTCGCACTGCGTTGACCCCTGCGTCGTCCGGATCTAGACTGGGTCTCCTCCCGGCCACCTCACCTCGTGTTCCTCCACCATTCCCAAGGAGGTCGGCCGATGCGATCCATGCTCTCGGCTCTGACCGCGATCGCACTCTGTGCGCTGGCGCTGACACCCGCATCGGCGCAGGACACCATTCCCAACGACGTCACCGCGACCTTCACCGTGTGCCTCGAGGGCGCCGGCGGGAGTGTCGGAGACGTGTGCATCAC from Candidatus Krumholzibacteriia bacterium harbors:
- the ugpC gene encoding sn-glycerol-3-phosphate ABC transporter ATP-binding protein UgpC is translated as MGFLAIDQVTKSYGAVEVLHHVDIAVEQGEFLVLVGPSGCGKSTLLRMIAGLEDITDGNLEIDGLRVNDVAPRERDIAMVFQNYALYPHMSVFDNMAMSLRIRKMPSDEVEVRVHEAAELLGVEHLLDRRPAQLSGGQRQRVAVGRSIVRRPKVFLFDEPLSNLDAKMRVEMRTEISRLHKNLKATMIYVTHDQTEAMTMGDRIVVLDAGEVQQIDAPLALYDRPANRFVAGFMGSPPMNFWRAQVADDGLHVGDGVWKVTGGYPERFDAVKGREVILGVRPEDFAVGGESNGRPTAASRVRLEVVEPLGSETLVYWHTEDVNSVARVRPDHRVEVDEEVALRMDLERAHVFDPDSGLALR